A genomic segment from Acipenser ruthenus unplaced genomic scaffold, fAciRut3.2 maternal haplotype, whole genome shotgun sequence encodes:
- the LOC131728707 gene encoding uncharacterized protein LOC131728707 — MPQFISCWTVLVILVVSGLPCQAISVTGILGDSVILPSCMPANFTPSKVTWSIFKNDTQIATLRPTSTKVDWWPEFEDRLLLNANNGSLQIKNLQRKDAMIYTLNIYYNTNKPCNNLVNLRIIEPIPKPNITIEKTEQCGSCNFFVKCLVTKDSEVNYSLKLTDDSIGNENGSILKVRNIPFNTKRSFTCVASNNVTQSSTTVTEHCGNTEPIAKAEITIQKTEQRRRCNFILKCFVSNHSNFNYVWNNADDSSVSRPILEVDIAFNTKRSFTCVASNSLTTSTATVTEHCGNTDYFLQLNVWRNIAIIGIIIIIIIIIGTIIPFKSQKIRRRMLKFIMKLLKGTLLRTCLFMLVNYL, encoded by the exons ATGCCTCAGTTCATTTCTTGCTGGACGGTACTGGTGATCCTTGTCGTTTCTG GTCTTCCTTGTCAGGCCATATCAGTTACCGGTATTTTGGGCGATTCAGTCATCTTACCTTCTTGCATGCCTGCTAATTTCACACCATCAAAAGTTACCTGGTCCATCTTTAAAAACGATACCCAAATTGCTACATTAAGACCTACATCGACGAAAGTAGATTGGTGGCCAGAGTTCGAAGACCGGCTTCTGCTGAACGCTAACAATGGGTCGCTTCAGATAAAAAACCTGCAGAGGAAAGACGCGATGATCTACACCCTGAACATATATTACAACACCAATAAACCGTGCAACAATTTGGTGAATCTAAGAATTATTG AACCAATTCCCAAACCAAATATTACAATTGAAAAGACTGAGCAGTGTGGATCCTGCAACTTCTTTGTGAAATGCTTGGTTACAAAAGATTCAGAAGTAAATTACTCTTTGAAGCTGACTGATGACTCCATTGGCAACGAAAATGGATCAATACTGAAAGTCCGAAACATTCCTTTCAACACAAAACGGTCCTTCACCTGTGTGGCTTCCAACAACGTAACCCAATCATCAACTACTGTGACAGAGCACTGTGGCAATACAG AACCAATTGCCAAAGCAGAGATTACAATTCAAAAGACTGAGCAGAGAAGACGCTgcaatttcattttgaaatgtttcGTTTCAAACCACTCAAATTTTAATTATGTTTGGAATAATGCTGATGACTCCAGTGTAAGCAGACCCATACTGGAGGTGGATATTGCTTTCAACACAAAACGGTCCTTCACCTGTGTGGCTTCCAACAGCTTAACCACATCAACAGCTACTGTGACAGAGCACTGTGGCAATACAG attattttttacagttaaacGTTTGGCGAAACATTGCAATCATCGGAATCATCATaatcatcataatcatcatcgGAACCATCATCCCATTTAAAAGCCAAAAAATCAGACGCAGAATGCTCAAATTCATCATgaagttattgaaaggtacatTGCTACGAACGTGTCTATTTATGTTAGTAAACTATCTATAA